The following are encoded together in the Methanosarcina flavescens genome:
- a CDS encoding NAD(P)/FAD-dependent oxidoreductase, with amino-acid sequence MKIIIIGSGVAGLTAGYRLCKSNEIIIFEKDAEIGGMAASYCQDCAGKSYFIEKYYHHIFRSDSELLDLIRELGLEDQMLWLKGKNAYFVEGKSYPMNTPVEILRFDPLSFTDLVKLGLLVLRIKLIRDTTPYDSIKAKDWILETTGNSVYENFFAPLLKSKFGDNAENVSAAWLIGRVKIRSDRGKDGEKLGYLRGGFNSLIEALAREITAQGGKILQNKAVEEIVIKDNAVQGVVADGEFIPCDAVISTVEPRVLDILTKGKLGALHETLRSIRYQGTACALIGLKKRLMEDGNYWLNIKADVPFGAVIEHTNFMPFEDYGEHLLYVTSYFQNENDALWVKKEEEVLDAYLKGLERMFPDFKRTDIKWAKIFRRMDTAPVYEQGYLQKVLPFAPGPSGLYLAGMFSSTNYPERSMNGSVKAGLEAANFFTKKDKKCEVCWLD; translated from the coding sequence ATGAAAATTATAATAATCGGAAGTGGGGTTGCAGGACTTACAGCCGGATACAGGCTCTGCAAATCAAATGAGATCATTATTTTTGAAAAAGATGCGGAAATAGGGGGGATGGCTGCAAGTTACTGCCAGGACTGTGCAGGAAAAAGTTATTTTATAGAGAAGTATTACCACCACATATTCAGGAGTGATTCGGAACTTCTTGATCTGATAAGGGAACTGGGTCTTGAAGATCAAATGCTGTGGCTTAAGGGGAAAAATGCCTATTTTGTAGAAGGTAAAAGCTATCCTATGAATACTCCTGTTGAGATTCTAAGATTTGACCCGCTTTCATTTACAGATCTGGTAAAACTTGGCCTGTTGGTGCTCAGGATTAAGTTAATAAGAGATACTACCCCCTATGACAGTATAAAGGCGAAAGACTGGATTCTTGAGACCACGGGAAATTCCGTATATGAAAACTTTTTTGCTCCTCTCTTGAAAAGCAAGTTCGGGGATAACGCCGAGAATGTTTCTGCAGCCTGGCTTATAGGGCGCGTTAAAATAAGGTCGGATAGAGGAAAAGATGGGGAGAAACTGGGGTACCTGAGAGGAGGATTCAACTCCCTGATAGAAGCTCTTGCAAGAGAAATCACTGCACAGGGAGGCAAGATTCTGCAAAATAAAGCTGTAGAGGAAATTGTTATCAAAGATAATGCTGTGCAGGGTGTGGTCGCTGACGGAGAATTCATACCCTGTGATGCCGTGATTTCAACTGTTGAACCCAGAGTACTTGATATTCTCACAAAAGGCAAGCTTGGAGCTCTTCACGAAACCCTGCGAAGTATTCGTTACCAGGGCACAGCATGCGCCCTGATAGGGCTTAAGAAAAGGCTTATGGAAGATGGGAATTACTGGCTGAATATAAAGGCTGACGTGCCTTTTGGAGCCGTGATAGAGCACACCAATTTTATGCCTTTTGAGGATTATGGAGAGCACCTTCTCTATGTAACTTCTTATTTCCAGAATGAGAACGATGCTCTCTGGGTTAAAAAGGAAGAAGAAGTCCTGGATGCTTATCTAAAAGGTCTGGAGAGGATGTTTCCAGATTTTAAAAGGACTGATATTAAATGGGCAAAAATCTTCCGCAGAATGGATACTGCACCTGTGTATGAACAGGGATATCTTCAAAAAGTTTTACCATTTGCTCCAGGTCCATCGGGACTTTACCTGGCAGGAATGTTCTCATCAACCAATTACCCTGAAAGAAGCATGAACGGCTCTGTAAAAGCCGGGTTGGAGGCTGCAAATTTCTTCACGAAAAAAGATAAAAAATGTGAGGTTTGCTGGCTTGACTGA
- a CDS encoding DUF3303 domain-containing protein — MLFMDVSTWDPSNRDKILEHFKKLEIPEGIDVINQWIDLSGNRYYILYEAESAEAYGAFNLPWSDICVIDSVPVMEASEFMQLLPKYQKKA, encoded by the coding sequence ATGTTATTCATGGACGTTAGTACCTGGGACCCTTCGAACCGCGATAAGATCCTAGAACATTTTAAGAAACTGGAGATTCCAGAAGGAATTGATGTCATTAACCAGTGGATTGACCTTTCTGGAAATAGATATTATATTCTTTACGAAGCTGAAAGTGCAGAGGCTTATGGAGCGTTCAATCTGCCCTGGTCGGATATCTGCGTAATTGACAGCGTGCCGGTTATGGAAGCTTCCGAATTCATGCAGCTTCTGCCGAAATATCAAAAGAAAGCCTGA
- a CDS encoding aldehyde dehydrogenase family protein — MKMQIGGKAVEACGCEFSDIINPATGEFIDRVPRGTEEDAAMAVEAAWSAFSDWASTSPQQRAGILYRAAGIVRERKDELAVLLTREQGKPLTEAKNEIEGFANVLEYYCGLASSFHGDFIPIHQSGYAFTVKKPLGVCSAIIPWNMPALIMAWKISPALISGNTLVLKPASSTPLTNLTLSSILSEAGLPAGVLNIVTGPGEVVGESLVKNRKVKRISFTGETGTGKRVAELAASGMKRVTLELGGSDPMLVCDDANLEAAVAGALRGRFYNCGQICTAVKRLFVFESVAEEFIKKLEAGIRNLRVGNGLHEDVDMGPLNNRRQWEYIKELVAELKEKEEGRILTGGRVPEGSDYSKGYFFEPTLVADVSEESRLLNEEVFGPVLPVVRVKDLDEAIEKANNTCYGLGASIWTKNIDRARIGCERLNAGIIWLNQHLKVAPEVPFGGTRESGIGKENGPDALSEYLDLKTVMLKT, encoded by the coding sequence ATGAAAATGCAGATTGGCGGAAAAGCTGTGGAAGCATGCGGTTGTGAGTTTTCTGATATTATAAACCCGGCAACAGGTGAGTTTATTGATCGGGTTCCAAGAGGCACTGAAGAAGATGCGGCAATGGCTGTTGAAGCTGCATGGTCAGCCTTTAGTGATTGGGCTTCCACATCCCCGCAGCAAAGAGCTGGAATACTTTACAGGGCTGCGGGAATTGTAAGAGAAAGAAAGGATGAACTTGCCGTCCTGCTCACCAGGGAGCAGGGAAAACCTCTTACCGAAGCTAAAAACGAGATAGAAGGTTTTGCAAATGTCCTTGAATATTATTGCGGGCTTGCGAGCAGTTTCCACGGAGATTTTATCCCGATCCACCAAAGCGGATATGCTTTTACCGTGAAGAAACCTCTTGGAGTCTGTTCCGCTATAATTCCCTGGAATATGCCTGCCCTTATTATGGCGTGGAAGATAAGTCCTGCCCTGATCTCCGGGAATACGCTTGTTCTGAAACCTGCAAGCAGCACTCCCCTTACTAACCTCACCCTGTCTTCTATCCTTAGTGAAGCAGGTTTGCCTGCGGGTGTGCTCAATATCGTTACAGGTCCTGGTGAGGTTGTAGGAGAATCCCTGGTTAAGAACCGTAAAGTGAAAAGAATTTCTTTTACCGGAGAAACCGGAACCGGGAAGCGTGTAGCTGAACTTGCAGCCAGTGGAATGAAAAGAGTAACACTTGAGCTTGGAGGAAGCGACCCTATGCTTGTCTGTGATGATGCAAACCTTGAGGCTGCAGTTGCAGGAGCCCTTCGAGGAAGGTTTTACAATTGCGGACAGATCTGTACTGCCGTAAAAAGGCTGTTTGTTTTTGAATCCGTGGCTGAAGAATTCATAAAAAAGCTTGAGGCTGGTATCCGGAATTTAAGAGTTGGGAATGGACTGCACGAAGATGTTGATATGGGACCCCTTAACAACCGCAGGCAATGGGAGTATATAAAAGAACTTGTCGCAGAATTAAAAGAAAAGGAGGAAGGAAGGATACTTACAGGGGGCAGGGTTCCAGAGGGCAGCGATTATAGTAAGGGATATTTCTTTGAGCCCACACTTGTTGCAGATGTGTCAGAGGAATCCAGACTTTTAAATGAGGAAGTGTTTGGCCCGGTGTTACCTGTAGTCCGGGTAAAAGACCTTGATGAAGCAATTGAGAAAGCAAACAATACATGCTACGGCCTTGGAGCATCCATCTGGACAAAGAATATTGATAGAGCACGTATAGGATGCGAAAGGCTGAATGCAGGAATTATCTGGCTAAATCAGCACCTTAAGGTCGCTCCTGAGGTTCCTTTCGGAGGCACCAGAGAGAGTGGGATAGGAAAAGAAAACGGGCCTGATGCTCTTTCCGAATATCTTGACCTGAAAACGGTAATGCTGAAAACCTGA
- a CDS encoding MFS transporter, whose product MNPKKTRLWTNDFVVVFVENFIAALNFYLLMIVMSGYAMSKFNSSPGEAGFSASIFIIGGLIARLFVGKWIGQIGHKKTLYVGVILNLIMTLLYFRVNNIRLLFAVRFLHGMGFGITTTAAATIVANIIPMERKGEGIAYFGLSQILATAIGPFLGMLISQHGSFVIIFATCAVASAISLVILPFLSSLHEIKLTKEQLEKMKEFKFNNFFEPRVIPISVVGMFIFSCYSSVVSFLEVYSKEIHLVDAASFFFIVYATVILVSRPIIGRLFDSKGENAIMYPAILIFTAGMVLFSQTHHGYTLLLAAALIGLGFGAIQSSTQAISVKITPQHRMGLANSTYFVFSDIGMGIGPLAVGFIIPFTGYRGIYMLMAVFAVVCLLLYYLLHGKKAMCSKGVGHF is encoded by the coding sequence ATGAATCCAAAAAAAACAAGATTATGGACTAACGATTTTGTAGTCGTTTTCGTTGAAAATTTTATAGCTGCCTTAAATTTTTACTTATTAATGATAGTTATGTCTGGATATGCGATGAGTAAATTTAATTCATCCCCAGGTGAAGCGGGCTTTTCTGCCAGCATATTCATAATTGGTGGACTTATCGCACGTCTGTTTGTCGGAAAATGGATTGGACAAATCGGTCATAAGAAGACCCTTTATGTTGGAGTTATTTTAAACTTAATTATGACGCTATTATATTTTAGGGTTAATAATATTCGTCTTCTGTTTGCTGTCCGCTTTCTCCATGGCATGGGATTTGGCATTACTACTACAGCAGCGGCTACAATCGTTGCAAATATTATTCCTATGGAGAGGAAGGGTGAAGGGATTGCCTATTTCGGATTAAGTCAGATACTCGCAACCGCTATCGGCCCCTTTTTGGGTATGTTAATTAGCCAACATGGCAGTTTCGTCATAATTTTTGCTACCTGTGCAGTTGCCTCAGCAATCAGTCTTGTGATTCTGCCATTTTTATCATCCTTACATGAAATAAAATTAACAAAAGAACAGCTGGAGAAAATGAAGGAATTCAAATTTAACAACTTCTTTGAACCCAGGGTAATTCCAATTTCAGTTGTTGGTATGTTTATTTTCAGCTGTTATTCGAGTGTTGTGTCCTTCCTTGAAGTGTACTCCAAGGAAATTCATCTCGTGGATGCAGCCAGCTTCTTTTTCATAGTATATGCCACAGTAATTTTAGTTTCGAGGCCTATTATTGGTCGACTGTTTGACTCCAAAGGTGAAAATGCAATCATGTACCCGGCAATTCTGATATTTACGGCTGGAATGGTATTATTTAGCCAAACTCATCACGGCTATACACTTTTGTTAGCCGCAGCTTTGATAGGGCTTGGATTTGGAGCTATACAGTCCAGTACTCAAGCCATTTCTGTTAAAATAACCCCACAACACCGTATGGGATTGGCAAACTCAACATATTTTGTGTTTTCAGATATAGGAATGGGAATTGGACCTTTGGCGGTTGGATTTATCATTCCTTTTACTGGTTATAGAGGGATATACATGCTCATGGCAGTTTTTGCGGTAGTGTGCTTACTATTGTATTATTTGTTACATGGGAAAAAAGCTATGTGCAGCAAAGGTGTTGGACATTTCTAA
- a CDS encoding DUF2298 domain-containing protein, translating to MLEYFNVILWFVFIEILGLISIPLAGIVGNRLADRGYSAARTLGIMLVTYMTWFFSYRWGFNRSTILISVLLLCLISGIVYRKRSILPEKKVMLSNELVFTAGFFFFLFVRMHLPEIYRHEKFMDFAFLNAVMRTASFPPADPWFAGGFLDFYYYLGYLSVGVPGKLLSVEPSMLFNLAIALTFALSFNLLFGFGYNISHGKARYGVLTALSVILLGNLQGLKEFLTLYIVKQPISMGYYWSSSRVIPYTINEFPYFSFIHGDLHSHVLAIPFQLVVLTFLLNIYLREDSKWVFENVLALLIFSVSLGFLFPSNSWDFPVYFSLTLAVIFAFYCGCYIRNKNLPGSFTGFLGTIFLVSVLSLLPYLPFYLTFKPQAAGGFDFVPPELRTTIKEFLILFSLFLFLTFSFLMTKLESRQKVQYFILWIGITAILARELSIPLLVILLPLFALSLYSFLKDLPERSSAGFVFLLIAAAAFVALLCEVIFLDDPIPGKFARMNTVFKFYMHLWIFLAIAASYSYSQLYLRYRALSPGNIFFSTKRGYGKKVWMISLVLLVLSCSVFPVVATVTRIEDMNAKPTLDGMEYMKKLDRGDYDAIRWMQENIKGTPVILEASDVNSSYQYTSRVSANTGLPTVIGWTRHERFWGRDHEEIRTRLEDVNTTYSTVSEKKTLELMNKYNVSYVYIGKLERQMYDIKTDKFEDETYFEPVYQGSVRIYKVKNKF from the coding sequence GTGCTAGAGTATTTTAACGTGATTTTGTGGTTTGTATTTATAGAAATACTGGGCTTGATTTCCATTCCTCTTGCCGGAATAGTTGGGAACAGGCTTGCTGACAGAGGATATTCTGCAGCCAGAACTCTGGGAATAATGCTTGTTACTTACATGACCTGGTTTTTTTCGTATAGATGGGGCTTTAACCGGAGTACGATCCTGATTTCAGTTCTTTTGCTTTGCCTTATTTCGGGAATAGTTTATAGAAAACGAAGTATTTTACCGGAAAAGAAGGTAATGCTGTCAAACGAGCTTGTATTCACAGCAGGATTTTTTTTCTTCCTGTTTGTACGCATGCATCTCCCTGAGATTTACAGGCACGAAAAATTTATGGACTTTGCCTTTCTGAACGCAGTGATGAGAACTGCTTCTTTTCCCCCGGCAGATCCTTGGTTTGCAGGTGGCTTCCTCGACTTTTATTACTACTTGGGATACCTTTCAGTAGGAGTTCCGGGAAAATTACTTTCTGTCGAGCCTTCAATGCTTTTCAATCTGGCTATTGCACTCACTTTCGCTCTATCTTTCAACCTCCTTTTCGGTTTCGGATATAATATTTCTCATGGAAAAGCCAGGTACGGAGTCCTGACCGCCTTATCTGTGATTCTGCTCGGAAACCTGCAGGGACTTAAAGAGTTCCTTACCCTGTATATTGTCAAACAGCCAATCTCAATGGGATACTACTGGAGCAGTTCGAGAGTTATTCCCTATACGATAAATGAATTTCCTTACTTCAGTTTCATACACGGGGACCTGCATTCCCATGTACTTGCAATTCCCTTCCAGCTGGTGGTACTTACTTTCCTTTTGAATATATATTTAAGAGAAGACAGTAAATGGGTCTTTGAAAACGTGCTAGCACTCCTGATTTTTTCAGTATCTCTTGGCTTCTTATTCCCTTCCAATTCCTGGGATTTCCCAGTATATTTCAGCCTGACGCTTGCAGTTATTTTTGCTTTTTACTGCGGGTGTTATATTCGCAATAAAAACTTACCCGGCTCCTTTACAGGCTTTTTGGGAACAATTTTTCTGGTTTCCGTTCTCAGCCTTCTTCCTTATTTGCCCTTTTACCTGACATTTAAACCCCAAGCTGCAGGTGGATTTGACTTTGTTCCGCCGGAACTTCGAACAACAATTAAAGAGTTTCTGATCCTGTTCAGCCTTTTCCTCTTTCTGACTTTCTCGTTCCTTATGACCAAGCTGGAATCCAGACAAAAAGTACAATATTTCATTCTGTGGATAGGAATTACTGCAATTCTCGCCAGAGAATTATCTATTCCTCTGCTTGTAATTCTTCTCCCCTTGTTTGCCCTCTCGCTGTATTCATTCCTTAAAGATCTTCCGGAAAGGAGCAGTGCAGGATTTGTATTCCTTCTTATAGCAGCAGCTGCATTTGTAGCACTTCTCTGTGAAGTTATTTTCCTTGATGACCCTATTCCAGGGAAATTTGCTCGTATGAATACAGTTTTCAAATTTTATATGCATTTATGGATTTTTCTGGCTATTGCAGCTTCCTATTCGTACTCTCAACTCTATCTTCGTTACAGGGCATTATCACCCGGAAATATCTTTTTTTCGACTAAGCGAGGTTATGGAAAAAAAGTCTGGATGATCTCGCTTGTGCTCCTTGTTCTCTCATGTAGCGTTTTTCCTGTGGTAGCAACCGTCACAAGAATTGAAGATATGAATGCAAAACCTACTCTTGATGGCATGGAATATATGAAAAAACTGGACAGGGGAGATTACGACGCCATAAGATGGATGCAGGAAAATATCAAAGGAACTCCTGTAATTCTTGAGGCTTCCGATGTTAACAGCAGTTATCAGTATACATCACGTGTCTCGGCAAATACCGGGCTTCCAACAGTTATCGGTTGGACAAGGCATGAGCGGTTCTGGGGAAGAGACCATGAAGAAATCAGGACAAGACTTGAAGATGTAAATACCACTTACAGTACAGTCAGTGAAAAAAAAACTCTTGAGCTTATGAATAAATATAACGTAAGCTATGTGTATATCGGTAAACTTGAAAGGCAAATGTATGACATAAAGACGGATAAGTTCGAGGATGAAACTTATTTTGAACCGGTTTACCAGGGCTCAGTCCGGATTTATAAAGTAAAAAACAAGTTCTGA
- a CDS encoding flippase-like domain-containing protein has protein sequence MTSVSVVLPAYNEAANIEKAVFATAETLFKITDHFEIIIAEDGSTDGTDRIASELSEEYAYVVHLHSDKRQGRGKALSRAFKIASGEVLCYIDVDLATDMKYLEKLVRAVSKDGYDFATGSRMMRESDAKRPFKREFASRGYNFLVRIFLHSKLCDHQCGFKAFRREALFELLDDIENEHWFWDTEVLVRAQHRGYRVIEFPVYWRHGGSSKVNLAKDVKGMGSEIFRLWRELSFPLIVSGKRKVFLATCLAILILAFVATFLGASDILENVRAASFRTLAFASLVYCISWPLRGVRFQQILKRLGSEYGLGFLIGSIFISQSANVVLPARIGDLSRMYILKKSKNLAFTTSFSSLTVERVFDIVAITSIAILASSGAASRFELASWMSSLIKLSGLAVVLFFSILFIASFRESHAKTTLERENFQNGLSGKIKGFASTFLHQMSVVAVRPGSFLAVTASSLLIWGIDIFTCLLVLKAFPIAGVDVSSTYMISLIFLAVALGNIAKTFPITPGAIGTYEVALTAVFALGGIEPKIGFTVAVLDHIIKNSITLIGGGFALSGLGLRWKEVLCTDKDILKG, from the coding sequence ATTACCAGCGTTTCGGTAGTTTTACCAGCTTATAACGAGGCAGCGAATATCGAAAAGGCTGTCTTTGCTACAGCGGAAACACTTTTTAAAATAACTGATCATTTTGAGATCATTATAGCAGAGGACGGCAGCACAGATGGTACGGACAGAATAGCTTCCGAGCTCTCGGAAGAGTACGCTTATGTTGTCCACCTGCATTCGGATAAGCGGCAGGGCAGAGGAAAAGCCCTGAGCAGGGCATTTAAAATCGCTTCAGGAGAAGTCCTCTGCTATATTGATGTGGATCTTGCAACGGATATGAAATATCTGGAAAAATTGGTCAGGGCTGTGAGTAAGGATGGCTATGATTTTGCCACAGGCTCGAGAATGATGCGTGAAAGCGATGCAAAAAGGCCTTTTAAACGGGAGTTCGCAAGCAGGGGATATAATTTTCTGGTGAGGATCTTTTTGCATTCAAAGCTTTGTGATCATCAGTGCGGATTTAAGGCTTTCAGAAGAGAAGCTCTTTTTGAACTTCTCGATGATATCGAGAATGAACACTGGTTTTGGGATACAGAAGTACTCGTAAGAGCCCAGCACAGAGGATACAGGGTAATAGAGTTTCCTGTTTACTGGAGGCATGGAGGATCAAGTAAGGTTAATCTGGCAAAAGATGTCAAAGGAATGGGATCAGAGATATTCCGGCTCTGGCGGGAACTCTCATTCCCACTTATCGTTTCAGGAAAAAGGAAGGTCTTTCTTGCAACTTGCCTTGCGATTCTGATCCTTGCATTTGTTGCGACTTTCTTGGGCGCGTCCGATATTCTGGAAAATGTGAGAGCTGCCTCTTTCAGGACTCTGGCGTTCGCTTCTCTGGTGTACTGCATCTCCTGGCCTTTAAGGGGAGTGCGTTTTCAGCAGATCCTTAAAAGACTCGGAAGCGAGTACGGACTTGGTTTCCTTATAGGCAGCATTTTTATCAGCCAATCAGCAAACGTAGTTCTCCCCGCACGCATAGGAGATCTAAGCAGAATGTATATCCTGAAAAAAAGCAAGAATCTTGCCTTTACAACAAGTTTCTCCTCACTGACCGTAGAAAGGGTCTTTGATATAGTTGCAATTACTTCCATAGCAATACTTGCATCTTCAGGTGCAGCGTCCCGTTTTGAGCTTGCTTCATGGATGAGCTCCCTGATAAAGCTATCCGGGCTTGCAGTAGTGCTTTTCTTCTCAATTCTTTTTATTGCATCTTTTAGGGAAAGCCACGCTAAAACAACACTGGAAAGAGAAAACTTCCAGAACGGGCTCTCTGGCAAGATAAAGGGTTTTGCATCAACTTTTCTCCACCAGATGAGCGTTGTTGCAGTACGACCTGGCTCATTTCTGGCCGTAACCGCATCCTCTCTTCTTATATGGGGAATAGATATATTCACCTGCCTTCTGGTGCTTAAAGCTTTTCCGATAGCAGGAGTAGATGTTTCCTCAACGTACATGATATCTCTTATTTTCCTGGCTGTAGCTCTCGGAAATATAGCAAAAACCTTCCCAATAACACCTGGTGCTATAGGAACATACGAAGTTGCTCTTACTGCAGTTTTTGCTCTTGGGGGAATCGAGCCGAAAATAGGGTTTACGGTTGCCGTGCTTGATCATATTATAAAAAATTCAATTACTCTTATTGGAGGCGGCTTTGCCCTCTCGGGGCTCGGATTGAGGTGGAAAGAAGTACTTTGCACGGATAAGGATATTTTGAAAGGATAA
- a CDS encoding ArsR/SmtB family transcription factor, with amino-acid sequence MEEVSEEKIIKVKDAYCLPEDVFSAVHTAINEEMEEIVSLFKVLADPTRLRILRALEVQSLCVCVLVECTDQKHSALSYHLKLLKEAGLVDSRRERSFQIYYLTEFGCLLLKHIEKYFEKT; translated from the coding sequence GTGGAAGAAGTATCTGAGGAAAAAATAATAAAAGTAAAGGATGCATATTGTCTTCCGGAAGACGTTTTTAGTGCCGTGCATACAGCAATCAATGAAGAAATGGAAGAAATTGTCAGCCTGTTTAAGGTGCTTGCAGACCCGACGCGCCTCAGGATTCTCAGGGCTCTTGAAGTCCAGAGCCTCTGTGTCTGTGTCCTTGTAGAGTGCACGGATCAAAAGCATTCAGCACTTTCCTATCATCTTAAGCTGTTAAAAGAAGCAGGCCTGGTAGACTCTCGAAGAGAACGCAGTTTCCAGATCTACTACCTCACGGAGTTCGGGTGCTTACTCCTGAAACACATTGAAAAATATTTTGAAAAAACTTGA
- the nikR gene encoding nickel-responsive transcriptional regulator NikR, which produces METELMRIGVSLPGTLLNKFDEIIEKRGYSSRSEGIRDAIRSYISYYEWMGDIKGHRVGTVAVIYDHTKRGLSNALADIQHNYSHLIKSSVHIHLDHDNCFEVIVLDGDGEEIKELAEAIMALKGVKFSKLTTVASNEKI; this is translated from the coding sequence ATGGAAACAGAATTGATGAGGATAGGGGTTTCCCTTCCCGGTACCCTTCTGAATAAATTTGATGAGATTATCGAAAAAAGAGGTTATTCTTCCCGTTCGGAAGGCATAAGGGACGCTATCAGGAGTTATATTTCCTATTACGAATGGATGGGTGATATTAAAGGCCACCGTGTCGGAACGGTTGCGGTTATTTACGATCACACCAAAAGAGGGCTTTCAAATGCCCTTGCAGACATCCAGCACAACTACTCTCACCTGATAAAATCCTCAGTGCATATCCACCTTGATCACGATAATTGCTTTGAAGTAATCGTCCTGGATGGAGACGGTGAAGAGATTAAGGAGCTTGCTGAAGCTATAATGGCCCTCAAAGGGGTAAAGTTCTCAAAGCTTACAACGGTAGCGTCAAACGAAAAAATCTGA
- the ftsA gene encoding coenzyme F390 synthetase, with the protein MDSSEPYFNPEIETLDRGELDALIEERVRYTAKYAAENSPFYKKWFEKQSIDPAEIKTHEDLLDLPIISGKTIRENQPPEMKEFMFKSVPWEDVFTVHETSGTSGTPKSFFLTWEDWERYSEKYARIFRSQGFGPGDRVVVCASYGMNVGANTMTLAARQLGMSIIPEGKCTFPLRVIESYRPTGIVGSVFKLLNLARRMRIEGIDPQESGVDKLVVGGEAFAEESRNYLSEIWGCPVYNTYGSTEGTMCGECSEVFGLHVPEDFVHLDIYDPHIGNYVPEGECGRVILSTLLPVGAKAGNLLLNYDTEDTTVVLTRKQCPCGRTHMKIMTPQREAETVWVGGAPFNRVDVEKGVFQRENMDYLTGEYEAFLYGDEDEGETILRVSIECENPDICDRDLIEENFIRAFLRYKPSLSRAYTEGTFKIVFNFTDPMGLELHRIKGRPKRLVDRR; encoded by the coding sequence ATGGACAGCTCAGAACCTTATTTTAACCCAGAAATCGAAACTCTGGACAGAGGAGAACTTGATGCTCTTATCGAGGAGCGGGTGCGGTACACGGCAAAATATGCGGCAGAAAATTCCCCTTTTTACAAAAAATGGTTTGAGAAACAGAGTATAGACCCAGCTGAAATTAAAACCCATGAAGATCTTCTGGATCTACCTATAATCTCTGGCAAAACTATCCGTGAGAACCAGCCTCCCGAGATGAAGGAATTTATGTTCAAGAGCGTGCCCTGGGAAGATGTTTTTACAGTTCACGAAACCAGCGGAACTAGCGGAACTCCTAAAAGCTTTTTTCTTACATGGGAGGACTGGGAACGATACTCGGAAAAATATGCCCGGATTTTCAGGTCACAGGGTTTCGGCCCTGGAGACAGGGTTGTTGTCTGTGCTTCTTACGGAATGAACGTAGGCGCAAACACCATGACCCTTGCAGCCAGGCAGCTTGGCATGAGCATTATTCCTGAGGGGAAATGCACATTTCCCCTTCGCGTTATCGAGTCCTACAGGCCTACAGGCATAGTAGGCAGTGTCTTCAAACTCCTGAATCTTGCCAGAAGAATGCGGATAGAAGGCATTGATCCTCAGGAATCAGGTGTAGATAAACTGGTCGTGGGAGGAGAAGCCTTTGCTGAAGAATCCAGGAACTACCTTTCCGAGATTTGGGGTTGTCCTGTGTACAACACGTATGGGAGCACAGAAGGCACAATGTGCGGAGAGTGCAGTGAGGTCTTCGGGCTGCATGTGCCTGAGGATTTTGTTCACCTTGACATTTACGATCCCCATATAGGGAATTACGTACCTGAAGGAGAATGTGGAAGGGTAATTCTGAGCACATTGCTGCCTGTTGGGGCAAAAGCAGGAAACCTTCTTTTAAACTATGATACTGAAGACACAACTGTGGTGCTCACTCGTAAACAATGTCCCTGCGGAAGAACTCATATGAAAATTATGACTCCCCAGAGGGAGGCTGAAACTGTGTGGGTAGGAGGAGCTCCCTTTAACCGCGTAGATGTGGAAAAGGGTGTTTTCCAGCGTGAGAACATGGACTATCTGACAGGAGAATATGAGGCTTTCCTTTATGGTGATGAGGACGAGGGAGAGACCATACTCAGGGTCAGTATAGAGTGTGAAAATCCTGATATATGCGATCGGGACCTTATAGAAGAAAATTTTATCAGGGCTTTTCTAAGGTATAAGCCTTCGCTTTCCAGGGCTTATACTGAAGGCACTTTCAAAATAGTGTTCAACTTCACAGACCCTATGGGGCTTGAGTTACACAGGATAAAGGGCAGACCTAAAAGGCTTGTTGATAGACGATAA
- a CDS encoding NifB/NifX family molybdenum-iron cluster-binding protein has translation MTKIAVPSISDKGLESDVCAHYGSCEYFTIVNVENGTITGIDTIINSSPDGVHNCAAPSVILKSHNVDTVLVSGIGGRPLMSLKEKKIKVFAGAAGKVSDAVQDYNNGLLQELFMNGTCSCSHH, from the coding sequence ATGACAAAAATTGCTGTACCATCGATAAGTGACAAGGGATTGGAATCGGATGTGTGTGCCCATTATGGCTCATGTGAATATTTTACTATTGTAAATGTCGAGAACGGCACAATTACAGGCATTGACACTATAATTAATAGCTCTCCTGATGGAGTGCATAACTGCGCCGCTCCCTCAGTAATCCTGAAATCACACAATGTCGATACCGTACTTGTCTCGGGTATTGGCGGAAGACCTCTAATGTCACTGAAGGAAAAGAAGATAAAAGTATTTGCAGGAGCTGCAGGCAAAGTATCTGATGCAGTTCAGGATTACAACAACGGATTGCTGCAAGAGTTATTTATGAATGGAACTTGCAGTTGTTCTCATCACTAA